One part of the Odontesthes bonariensis isolate fOdoBon6 chromosome 15, fOdoBon6.hap1, whole genome shotgun sequence genome encodes these proteins:
- the tcf3b gene encoding transcription factor 3b isoform X4, producing the protein MNEQQQRMAAVGTDKELNDLLDFSAMFAPPVANGKNRTMTLASTHFGGSAIDERSGSGSWAPTDQNSPSFSQGRGYGEGSHFSEHEGLSSPFISSGIAGKNERPPYPPFGSQPGFLPSDIAMPSPDAMSPSALKSGSQFYPSYPNNPRRRPPDGNLDTQPKKIRKPPGLPSSVYASTSGDEFSRDNAGYPGAKPGAVYPGSFYMQDPWSSSGYSAMLGNSPHIGQPGSFPAINPQDRMKHHTLPLSPQNYPLHGSEVNGFHSAPTTYNHTPTINGESIMANRGTTASSSGDEIGKALASIYPSDHNSNNFSSAPSTPGSPQAIAGAQSQWQRPTTPNYEGQPHALQSKMEDRLEEAIHVLRSHAVGQSPALEGAHADMHNLLSSVHNGSLGGLSPAFPNASLALSNRHPAMQGSKHEEPTGLPPSSTLLHGHHASGSTPSGGQPEGFTSLPGGLARSTHSSSSSDIKREDKEDDENSSNADKSDDEKKESKAARNRARKEALTLQMFSGLSDQKDDSQDLEEDDEDLPPEVKMERERERRVANNARERLRVRDINEAFKELGRMCQLHLSHDKPQTKLLILHQAVNVILNLEQQVRERNLNPKAACLKRREEEKVSGVVGEAPMQLSGGHPSMGGDGHNPVGHM; encoded by the exons ATGAACGAACAGCAGCAAAGAATGGCTGCAGTGGGAACTGACAAGGAACTCAACGACCTCCTGGATTTCAGTGCG ATGTTCGCGCCTCCAGTAGCCAATGGGAAAAACAGGACAATGACACTGGCCAGCACTCATTTTGGTGGATCAG CGATAGATGAACGCAGCGGCTCTGGGTCTTGGGCTCCCACAGATCAGAACAGCCCCTCATTCAGCCAAGGACGG GGTTACGGAGAAGGATCCCACTTCAGTGAACATGAAGGCTTGTCTTCTCCGTTCATCAGTTCAGGGATTGCTG GTAAAAACGAGAGGCCGCCGTATCCTCCCTTTGGAAGCCAG CCTGGTTTTCTTCCAAGTGACATAGCGATGCCCAGCCCAGATGCCATGTCTCCCTCTGCGCTGAAGTCTGGGTCTCAGTTTTATCCGTCATACCCCAACAACCCCAGGAGAAGGCCGCCTGATGGAAACTTAG ACACCCAGCCAAAGAAGATTCGGAAACCCCCTGGCCTGCCGTCCTCG gTATATGCTTCCACATCTGGTGATGAGTTTTCCAGGGACAATGCAGGGTACCCCGGTGCCAAACCTGGCGCTGTGTACCCAGGCTCTTTCTACATGCAAG ACCCCTGGTCATCTTCTGGCTACTCTGCCATGCTTGGCAACTCTCCTCACATCGGACAGCCAGGCTCCTTCCCTGCGATCAACCCACAGGACAGAATG AAGCATCACACCCTTCCTCTGTCCCCACAGAACTATCCTCTGCATGGCAGCGAAGTAAACGGCTTCCACTCAGCCCCCACAACCTACAACCACACACCCACCATCAACGGAGAAAGCATCATGG CCAACAGAGGCACCACAGCAAGCAGTTCAGGAGATGAGATTGGGAAAGCTCTTGCctca atttaCCCATCGGACCACAACAGTAATAATTTCTCCTCGGCTCCTTCTACACCTGGATCTCCTCAGGCCATTGCTG GAGCTCAGTCTCAGTGGCAAAGACCCACCACACCCAACTATGAAGGGCAACCACATGCACTG CAGAGTAAAATGGAGGACCGCTTGGAAGAGGCCATCCATGTGCTCCGTAGCCATGCTGTGGGCCAGAGCCCTGCCTTAGAGGGGGCTCACGCTGACATGCACAACCTGCTGTCCTCAGTACACAACGGGAGCCTCGGAGGCCTCTCTCCAGCCTTTCCCAATGCCAGCCTTGCCCTCAGCAACCGGCATCCTGCTATG CAGGGAAGTAAACATGAGGAACCCACAGGCCTCCCTCCCAGCAGCACTCTACTGCATGGTCATCATGCATCTGGATCCACACCGTCAGGTGGCCAGCCAGAAGGCTTTACAA GTCTCCCTGGAGGATTGGCCCGCTCCACACACTCCTCCAGCAGCTCAGACATCAAAAGAGAAGACAAAGAGGATGATGAAAACTCATCTAATGCAGACAAGTCGGATGACGAAAAGAAGGAATCCAAGGCAGCACGCAATCGAGCAAG AAAGGAGGCGTTGACCCTCCAGATGTTCTCTGGCCTATCAGACCAGAAAGATGA TAGTCAGGACCTCGAGGAGGATGATGAGGACCTTCCCCCCGAAGTGAAGATGGAGCGTGAAAGGGAACGGAGAGTGGCCAACAATGCCCGTGAGCGTCTCAGAGTACGGGACATCAACGAGGCGTTTAAAGAGCTCGGGAGGATGTGTCAGCTgcacctcagccatgacaaACCACAGACCAAACTTCTCATCCTTCACCAAGCGGTCAACGTCATCCTTAATTTAGAACAACAAGTCAGAG AGCGCAACCTCAACCCCAAGGCAGCATGTTTAAAACGGCGGGAGGAGGAGAAGGtgtctggggtggtgggagaaGCACCCATGCAGCTCTCAGGAGGCCACCCTAGCATGGGAGGAGATGGCCACAATCCAGTTGGCCACATGTAA
- the tcf3b gene encoding transcription factor 3b isoform X1: MNEQQQRMAAVGTDKELNDLLDFSAMFAPPVANGKNRTMTLASTHFGGSAIDERSGSGSWAPTDQNSPSFSQGRGYGEGSHFSEHEGLSSPFISSGIAGKNERPPYPPFGSQPGFLPSDIAMPSPDAMSPSALKSGSQFYPSYPNNPRRRPPDGNLDTQPKKIRKPPGLPSSVYASTSGDEFSRDNAGYPGAKPGAVYPGSFYMQEDPWSSSGYSAMLGNSPHIGQPGSFPAINPQDRMKHHTLPLSPQNYPLHGSEVNGFHSAPTTYNHTPTINGESIMANRGTTASSSGDEIGKALASIYPSDHNSNNFSSAPSTPGSPQAIAGAQSQWQRPTTPNYEGQPHALQSKMEDRLEEAIHVLRSHAVGQSPALEGAHADMHNLLSSVHNGSLGGLSPAFPNASLALSNRHPAMQGSKHEEPTGLPPSSTLLHGHHASGSTPSGGQPEGFTSLPGGLARSTHSSSSSDIKREDKEDDENSSNADKSDDEKKESKAARNRARKEALTLQMFSGLSDQKDDSQDLEEDDEDLPPEVKMERERERRVANNARERLRVRDINEAFKELGRMCQLHLSHDKPQTKLLILHQAVNVILNLEQQVRERNLNPKAACLKRREEEKVSGVVGEAPMQLSGGHPSMGGDGHNPVGHM; encoded by the exons ATGAACGAACAGCAGCAAAGAATGGCTGCAGTGGGAACTGACAAGGAACTCAACGACCTCCTGGATTTCAGTGCG ATGTTCGCGCCTCCAGTAGCCAATGGGAAAAACAGGACAATGACACTGGCCAGCACTCATTTTGGTGGATCAG CGATAGATGAACGCAGCGGCTCTGGGTCTTGGGCTCCCACAGATCAGAACAGCCCCTCATTCAGCCAAGGACGG GGTTACGGAGAAGGATCCCACTTCAGTGAACATGAAGGCTTGTCTTCTCCGTTCATCAGTTCAGGGATTGCTG GTAAAAACGAGAGGCCGCCGTATCCTCCCTTTGGAAGCCAG CCTGGTTTTCTTCCAAGTGACATAGCGATGCCCAGCCCAGATGCCATGTCTCCCTCTGCGCTGAAGTCTGGGTCTCAGTTTTATCCGTCATACCCCAACAACCCCAGGAGAAGGCCGCCTGATGGAAACTTAG ACACCCAGCCAAAGAAGATTCGGAAACCCCCTGGCCTGCCGTCCTCG gTATATGCTTCCACATCTGGTGATGAGTTTTCCAGGGACAATGCAGGGTACCCCGGTGCCAAACCTGGCGCTGTGTACCCAGGCTCTTTCTACATGCAAG AAGACCCCTGGTCATCTTCTGGCTACTCTGCCATGCTTGGCAACTCTCCTCACATCGGACAGCCAGGCTCCTTCCCTGCGATCAACCCACAGGACAGAATG AAGCATCACACCCTTCCTCTGTCCCCACAGAACTATCCTCTGCATGGCAGCGAAGTAAACGGCTTCCACTCAGCCCCCACAACCTACAACCACACACCCACCATCAACGGAGAAAGCATCATGG CCAACAGAGGCACCACAGCAAGCAGTTCAGGAGATGAGATTGGGAAAGCTCTTGCctca atttaCCCATCGGACCACAACAGTAATAATTTCTCCTCGGCTCCTTCTACACCTGGATCTCCTCAGGCCATTGCTG GAGCTCAGTCTCAGTGGCAAAGACCCACCACACCCAACTATGAAGGGCAACCACATGCACTG CAGAGTAAAATGGAGGACCGCTTGGAAGAGGCCATCCATGTGCTCCGTAGCCATGCTGTGGGCCAGAGCCCTGCCTTAGAGGGGGCTCACGCTGACATGCACAACCTGCTGTCCTCAGTACACAACGGGAGCCTCGGAGGCCTCTCTCCAGCCTTTCCCAATGCCAGCCTTGCCCTCAGCAACCGGCATCCTGCTATG CAGGGAAGTAAACATGAGGAACCCACAGGCCTCCCTCCCAGCAGCACTCTACTGCATGGTCATCATGCATCTGGATCCACACCGTCAGGTGGCCAGCCAGAAGGCTTTACAA GTCTCCCTGGAGGATTGGCCCGCTCCACACACTCCTCCAGCAGCTCAGACATCAAAAGAGAAGACAAAGAGGATGATGAAAACTCATCTAATGCAGACAAGTCGGATGACGAAAAGAAGGAATCCAAGGCAGCACGCAATCGAGCAAG AAAGGAGGCGTTGACCCTCCAGATGTTCTCTGGCCTATCAGACCAGAAAGATGA TAGTCAGGACCTCGAGGAGGATGATGAGGACCTTCCCCCCGAAGTGAAGATGGAGCGTGAAAGGGAACGGAGAGTGGCCAACAATGCCCGTGAGCGTCTCAGAGTACGGGACATCAACGAGGCGTTTAAAGAGCTCGGGAGGATGTGTCAGCTgcacctcagccatgacaaACCACAGACCAAACTTCTCATCCTTCACCAAGCGGTCAACGTCATCCTTAATTTAGAACAACAAGTCAGAG AGCGCAACCTCAACCCCAAGGCAGCATGTTTAAAACGGCGGGAGGAGGAGAAGGtgtctggggtggtgggagaaGCACCCATGCAGCTCTCAGGAGGCCACCCTAGCATGGGAGGAGATGGCCACAATCCAGTTGGCCACATGTAA
- the tcf3b gene encoding transcription factor 3b isoform X3, whose amino-acid sequence MNEQQQRMAAVGTDKELNDLLDFSAMFAPPVANGKNRTMTLASTHFGGSAIDERSGSGSWAPTDQNSPSFSQGRGYGEGSHFSEHEGLSSPFISSGIAGKNERPPYPPFGSQPGFLPSDIAMPSPDAMSPSALKSGSQFYPSYPNNPRRRPPDGNLDTQPKKIRKPPGLPSSVYASTSGDEFSRDNAGYPGAKPGAVYPGSFYMQEDPWSSSGYSAMLGNSPHIGQPGSFPAINPQDRMKHHTLPLSPQNYPLHGSEVNGFHSAPTTYNHTPTINGESIMANRGTTASSSGDEIGKALASIYPSDHNSNNFSSAPSTPGSPQAIAGAQSQWQRPTTPNYEGQPHALSKMEDRLEEAIHVLRSHAVGQSPALEGAHADMHNLLSSVHNGSLGGLSPAFPNASLALSNRHPAMQGSKHEEPTGLPPSSTLLHGHHASGSTPSGGQPEGFTSLPGGLARSTHSSSSSDIKREDKEDDENSSNADKSDDEKKESKAARNRARKEALTLQMFSGLSDQKDDSQDLEEDDEDLPPEVKMERERERRVANNARERLRVRDINEAFKELGRMCQLHLSHDKPQTKLLILHQAVNVILNLEQQVRERNLNPKAACLKRREEEKVSGVVGEAPMQLSGGHPSMGGDGHNPVGHM is encoded by the exons ATGAACGAACAGCAGCAAAGAATGGCTGCAGTGGGAACTGACAAGGAACTCAACGACCTCCTGGATTTCAGTGCG ATGTTCGCGCCTCCAGTAGCCAATGGGAAAAACAGGACAATGACACTGGCCAGCACTCATTTTGGTGGATCAG CGATAGATGAACGCAGCGGCTCTGGGTCTTGGGCTCCCACAGATCAGAACAGCCCCTCATTCAGCCAAGGACGG GGTTACGGAGAAGGATCCCACTTCAGTGAACATGAAGGCTTGTCTTCTCCGTTCATCAGTTCAGGGATTGCTG GTAAAAACGAGAGGCCGCCGTATCCTCCCTTTGGAAGCCAG CCTGGTTTTCTTCCAAGTGACATAGCGATGCCCAGCCCAGATGCCATGTCTCCCTCTGCGCTGAAGTCTGGGTCTCAGTTTTATCCGTCATACCCCAACAACCCCAGGAGAAGGCCGCCTGATGGAAACTTAG ACACCCAGCCAAAGAAGATTCGGAAACCCCCTGGCCTGCCGTCCTCG gTATATGCTTCCACATCTGGTGATGAGTTTTCCAGGGACAATGCAGGGTACCCCGGTGCCAAACCTGGCGCTGTGTACCCAGGCTCTTTCTACATGCAAG AAGACCCCTGGTCATCTTCTGGCTACTCTGCCATGCTTGGCAACTCTCCTCACATCGGACAGCCAGGCTCCTTCCCTGCGATCAACCCACAGGACAGAATG AAGCATCACACCCTTCCTCTGTCCCCACAGAACTATCCTCTGCATGGCAGCGAAGTAAACGGCTTCCACTCAGCCCCCACAACCTACAACCACACACCCACCATCAACGGAGAAAGCATCATGG CCAACAGAGGCACCACAGCAAGCAGTTCAGGAGATGAGATTGGGAAAGCTCTTGCctca atttaCCCATCGGACCACAACAGTAATAATTTCTCCTCGGCTCCTTCTACACCTGGATCTCCTCAGGCCATTGCTG GAGCTCAGTCTCAGTGGCAAAGACCCACCACACCCAACTATGAAGGGCAACCACATGCACTG AGTAAAATGGAGGACCGCTTGGAAGAGGCCATCCATGTGCTCCGTAGCCATGCTGTGGGCCAGAGCCCTGCCTTAGAGGGGGCTCACGCTGACATGCACAACCTGCTGTCCTCAGTACACAACGGGAGCCTCGGAGGCCTCTCTCCAGCCTTTCCCAATGCCAGCCTTGCCCTCAGCAACCGGCATCCTGCTATG CAGGGAAGTAAACATGAGGAACCCACAGGCCTCCCTCCCAGCAGCACTCTACTGCATGGTCATCATGCATCTGGATCCACACCGTCAGGTGGCCAGCCAGAAGGCTTTACAA GTCTCCCTGGAGGATTGGCCCGCTCCACACACTCCTCCAGCAGCTCAGACATCAAAAGAGAAGACAAAGAGGATGATGAAAACTCATCTAATGCAGACAAGTCGGATGACGAAAAGAAGGAATCCAAGGCAGCACGCAATCGAGCAAG AAAGGAGGCGTTGACCCTCCAGATGTTCTCTGGCCTATCAGACCAGAAAGATGA TAGTCAGGACCTCGAGGAGGATGATGAGGACCTTCCCCCCGAAGTGAAGATGGAGCGTGAAAGGGAACGGAGAGTGGCCAACAATGCCCGTGAGCGTCTCAGAGTACGGGACATCAACGAGGCGTTTAAAGAGCTCGGGAGGATGTGTCAGCTgcacctcagccatgacaaACCACAGACCAAACTTCTCATCCTTCACCAAGCGGTCAACGTCATCCTTAATTTAGAACAACAAGTCAGAG AGCGCAACCTCAACCCCAAGGCAGCATGTTTAAAACGGCGGGAGGAGGAGAAGGtgtctggggtggtgggagaaGCACCCATGCAGCTCTCAGGAGGCCACCCTAGCATGGGAGGAGATGGCCACAATCCAGTTGGCCACATGTAA
- the tcf3b gene encoding transcription factor 3b isoform X7: MNEQQQRMAAVGTDKELNDLLDFSAMFAPPVANGKNRTMTLASTHFGGSAIDERSGSGSWAPTDQNSPSFSQGRGYGEGSHFSEHEGLSSPFISSGIAGKNERPPYPPFGSQPGFLPSDIAMPSPDAMSPSALKSGSQFYPSYPNNPRRRPPDGNLDTQPKKIRKPPGLPSSVYASTSGDEFSRDNAGYPGAKPGAVYPGSFYMQEDPWSSSGYSAMLGNSPHIGQPGSFPAINPQDRMKHHTLPLSPQNYPLHGSEVNGFHSAPTTYNHTPTINGESIMANRGTTASSSGDEIGKALASIYPSDHNSNNFSSAPSTPGSPQAIAGAQSQWQRPTTPNYEGQPHALQSKMEDRLEEAIHVLRSHAVGQSPALEGAHADMHNLLSSVHNGSLGGLSPAFPNASLALSNRHPAMQGSKHEEPTGLPPSSTLLHGHHASGSTPSGGQPEGFTSLPGGLARSTHSSSSSDIKREDKEDDENSSNADKSDDEKKESKAARNRASQDLEEDDEDLPPEVKMERERERRVANNARERLRVRDINEAFKELGRMCQLHLSHDKPQTKLLILHQAVNVILNLEQQVRERNLNPKAACLKRREEEKVSGVVGEAPMQLSGGHPSMGGDGHNPVGHM; the protein is encoded by the exons ATGAACGAACAGCAGCAAAGAATGGCTGCAGTGGGAACTGACAAGGAACTCAACGACCTCCTGGATTTCAGTGCG ATGTTCGCGCCTCCAGTAGCCAATGGGAAAAACAGGACAATGACACTGGCCAGCACTCATTTTGGTGGATCAG CGATAGATGAACGCAGCGGCTCTGGGTCTTGGGCTCCCACAGATCAGAACAGCCCCTCATTCAGCCAAGGACGG GGTTACGGAGAAGGATCCCACTTCAGTGAACATGAAGGCTTGTCTTCTCCGTTCATCAGTTCAGGGATTGCTG GTAAAAACGAGAGGCCGCCGTATCCTCCCTTTGGAAGCCAG CCTGGTTTTCTTCCAAGTGACATAGCGATGCCCAGCCCAGATGCCATGTCTCCCTCTGCGCTGAAGTCTGGGTCTCAGTTTTATCCGTCATACCCCAACAACCCCAGGAGAAGGCCGCCTGATGGAAACTTAG ACACCCAGCCAAAGAAGATTCGGAAACCCCCTGGCCTGCCGTCCTCG gTATATGCTTCCACATCTGGTGATGAGTTTTCCAGGGACAATGCAGGGTACCCCGGTGCCAAACCTGGCGCTGTGTACCCAGGCTCTTTCTACATGCAAG AAGACCCCTGGTCATCTTCTGGCTACTCTGCCATGCTTGGCAACTCTCCTCACATCGGACAGCCAGGCTCCTTCCCTGCGATCAACCCACAGGACAGAATG AAGCATCACACCCTTCCTCTGTCCCCACAGAACTATCCTCTGCATGGCAGCGAAGTAAACGGCTTCCACTCAGCCCCCACAACCTACAACCACACACCCACCATCAACGGAGAAAGCATCATGG CCAACAGAGGCACCACAGCAAGCAGTTCAGGAGATGAGATTGGGAAAGCTCTTGCctca atttaCCCATCGGACCACAACAGTAATAATTTCTCCTCGGCTCCTTCTACACCTGGATCTCCTCAGGCCATTGCTG GAGCTCAGTCTCAGTGGCAAAGACCCACCACACCCAACTATGAAGGGCAACCACATGCACTG CAGAGTAAAATGGAGGACCGCTTGGAAGAGGCCATCCATGTGCTCCGTAGCCATGCTGTGGGCCAGAGCCCTGCCTTAGAGGGGGCTCACGCTGACATGCACAACCTGCTGTCCTCAGTACACAACGGGAGCCTCGGAGGCCTCTCTCCAGCCTTTCCCAATGCCAGCCTTGCCCTCAGCAACCGGCATCCTGCTATG CAGGGAAGTAAACATGAGGAACCCACAGGCCTCCCTCCCAGCAGCACTCTACTGCATGGTCATCATGCATCTGGATCCACACCGTCAGGTGGCCAGCCAGAAGGCTTTACAA GTCTCCCTGGAGGATTGGCCCGCTCCACACACTCCTCCAGCAGCTCAGACATCAAAAGAGAAGACAAAGAGGATGATGAAAACTCATCTAATGCAGACAAGTCGGATGACGAAAAGAAGGAATCCAAGGCAGCACGCAATCGAGCAAG TCAGGACCTCGAGGAGGATGATGAGGACCTTCCCCCCGAAGTGAAGATGGAGCGTGAAAGGGAACGGAGAGTGGCCAACAATGCCCGTGAGCGTCTCAGAGTACGGGACATCAACGAGGCGTTTAAAGAGCTCGGGAGGATGTGTCAGCTgcacctcagccatgacaaACCACAGACCAAACTTCTCATCCTTCACCAAGCGGTCAACGTCATCCTTAATTTAGAACAACAAGTCAGAG AGCGCAACCTCAACCCCAAGGCAGCATGTTTAAAACGGCGGGAGGAGGAGAAGGtgtctggggtggtgggagaaGCACCCATGCAGCTCTCAGGAGGCCACCCTAGCATGGGAGGAGATGGCCACAATCCAGTTGGCCACATGTAA
- the tcf3b gene encoding transcription factor 3b isoform X8 — translation MFAPPVANGKNRTMTLASTHFGGSAIDERSGSGSWAPTDQNSPSFSQGRGYGEGSHFSEHEGLSSPFISSGIAGKNERPPYPPFGSQPGFLPSDIAMPSPDAMSPSALKSGSQFYPSYPNNPRRRPPDGNLDTQPKKIRKPPGLPSSVYASTSGDEFSRDNAGYPGAKPGAVYPGSFYMQEDPWSSSGYSAMLGNSPHIGQPGSFPAINPQDRMKHHTLPLSPQNYPLHGSEVNGFHSAPTTYNHTPTINGESIMANRGTTASSSGDEIGKALASIYPSDHNSNNFSSAPSTPGSPQAIAGAQSQWQRPTTPNYEGQPHALQSKMEDRLEEAIHVLRSHAVGQSPALEGAHADMHNLLSSVHNGSLGGLSPAFPNASLALSNRHPAMQGSKHEEPTGLPPSSTLLHGHHASGSTPSGGQPEGFTSLPGGLARSTHSSSSSDIKREDKEDDENSSNADKSDDEKKESKAARNRARKEALTLQMFSGLSDQKDDSQDLEEDDEDLPPEVKMERERERRVANNARERLRVRDINEAFKELGRMCQLHLSHDKPQTKLLILHQAVNVILNLEQQVRERNLNPKAACLKRREEEKVSGVVGEAPMQLSGGHPSMGGDGHNPVGHM, via the exons ATGTTCGCGCCTCCAGTAGCCAATGGGAAAAACAGGACAATGACACTGGCCAGCACTCATTTTGGTGGATCAG CGATAGATGAACGCAGCGGCTCTGGGTCTTGGGCTCCCACAGATCAGAACAGCCCCTCATTCAGCCAAGGACGG GGTTACGGAGAAGGATCCCACTTCAGTGAACATGAAGGCTTGTCTTCTCCGTTCATCAGTTCAGGGATTGCTG GTAAAAACGAGAGGCCGCCGTATCCTCCCTTTGGAAGCCAG CCTGGTTTTCTTCCAAGTGACATAGCGATGCCCAGCCCAGATGCCATGTCTCCCTCTGCGCTGAAGTCTGGGTCTCAGTTTTATCCGTCATACCCCAACAACCCCAGGAGAAGGCCGCCTGATGGAAACTTAG ACACCCAGCCAAAGAAGATTCGGAAACCCCCTGGCCTGCCGTCCTCG gTATATGCTTCCACATCTGGTGATGAGTTTTCCAGGGACAATGCAGGGTACCCCGGTGCCAAACCTGGCGCTGTGTACCCAGGCTCTTTCTACATGCAAG AAGACCCCTGGTCATCTTCTGGCTACTCTGCCATGCTTGGCAACTCTCCTCACATCGGACAGCCAGGCTCCTTCCCTGCGATCAACCCACAGGACAGAATG AAGCATCACACCCTTCCTCTGTCCCCACAGAACTATCCTCTGCATGGCAGCGAAGTAAACGGCTTCCACTCAGCCCCCACAACCTACAACCACACACCCACCATCAACGGAGAAAGCATCATGG CCAACAGAGGCACCACAGCAAGCAGTTCAGGAGATGAGATTGGGAAAGCTCTTGCctca atttaCCCATCGGACCACAACAGTAATAATTTCTCCTCGGCTCCTTCTACACCTGGATCTCCTCAGGCCATTGCTG GAGCTCAGTCTCAGTGGCAAAGACCCACCACACCCAACTATGAAGGGCAACCACATGCACTG CAGAGTAAAATGGAGGACCGCTTGGAAGAGGCCATCCATGTGCTCCGTAGCCATGCTGTGGGCCAGAGCCCTGCCTTAGAGGGGGCTCACGCTGACATGCACAACCTGCTGTCCTCAGTACACAACGGGAGCCTCGGAGGCCTCTCTCCAGCCTTTCCCAATGCCAGCCTTGCCCTCAGCAACCGGCATCCTGCTATG CAGGGAAGTAAACATGAGGAACCCACAGGCCTCCCTCCCAGCAGCACTCTACTGCATGGTCATCATGCATCTGGATCCACACCGTCAGGTGGCCAGCCAGAAGGCTTTACAA GTCTCCCTGGAGGATTGGCCCGCTCCACACACTCCTCCAGCAGCTCAGACATCAAAAGAGAAGACAAAGAGGATGATGAAAACTCATCTAATGCAGACAAGTCGGATGACGAAAAGAAGGAATCCAAGGCAGCACGCAATCGAGCAAG AAAGGAGGCGTTGACCCTCCAGATGTTCTCTGGCCTATCAGACCAGAAAGATGA TAGTCAGGACCTCGAGGAGGATGATGAGGACCTTCCCCCCGAAGTGAAGATGGAGCGTGAAAGGGAACGGAGAGTGGCCAACAATGCCCGTGAGCGTCTCAGAGTACGGGACATCAACGAGGCGTTTAAAGAGCTCGGGAGGATGTGTCAGCTgcacctcagccatgacaaACCACAGACCAAACTTCTCATCCTTCACCAAGCGGTCAACGTCATCCTTAATTTAGAACAACAAGTCAGAG AGCGCAACCTCAACCCCAAGGCAGCATGTTTAAAACGGCGGGAGGAGGAGAAGGtgtctggggtggtgggagaaGCACCCATGCAGCTCTCAGGAGGCCACCCTAGCATGGGAGGAGATGGCCACAATCCAGTTGGCCACATGTAA